Proteins from a single region of Rhodovibrio salinarum DSM 9154:
- the bchO gene encoding alpha/beta fold hydrolase BchO, whose product MSECRVSYTAPEWAREGADWPNREASRFVEAGGVTWHVQVMGQGPALLLIHGTGAASHSFRDLAPLLAERFTVIVPDMPGHGFSSWPAREDALSLPGMATALGQLLQTLGLAPKVAAGHSAGAAVLAQMQLHGHLTLDTLVSINGALLPLPGLPGIVFSPIAKVLNKGGFAARVFSLNAREPAAVERLLWGTGSCIDARGIELYARLIRFSRHTAAALGMMARWNLKRLQRDLPTLKGELVMIVGANDVSVPPTEAGRVAAHRPGTRLATVPCAGHLVHEEKPDVVADLIFEAAGLTDASSAA is encoded by the coding sequence GTGTCTGAGTGCCGGGTCAGCTATACCGCTCCTGAGTGGGCGCGCGAAGGCGCGGATTGGCCGAACCGGGAGGCCAGCCGGTTCGTCGAGGCTGGCGGCGTGACCTGGCATGTCCAGGTGATGGGGCAGGGGCCGGCGCTGTTGCTGATCCACGGTACCGGTGCCGCGAGCCATTCGTTCCGCGACTTGGCGCCGCTGCTGGCGGAGCGGTTCACCGTGATCGTGCCCGACATGCCGGGGCACGGCTTTTCCAGCTGGCCGGCCCGGGAAGACGCGCTGTCGCTGCCCGGTATGGCGACGGCGTTGGGGCAGCTGCTGCAGACCCTTGGTCTAGCGCCCAAGGTGGCGGCCGGGCATTCCGCGGGCGCGGCCGTGCTGGCGCAGATGCAACTGCACGGGCACCTCACCTTGGACACGCTGGTGTCGATCAACGGCGCCCTGCTACCGCTGCCCGGGCTGCCGGGGATCGTCTTTTCGCCGATTGCGAAGGTGTTGAACAAGGGCGGCTTCGCCGCGCGGGTATTCTCACTCAACGCGCGCGAACCGGCGGCCGTGGAACGGCTGCTGTGGGGGACGGGGTCCTGCATCGATGCCCGCGGCATCGAGCTGTACGCGCGCCTGATCCGCTTCTCCCGTCACACCGCGGCCGCGCTCGGGATGATGGCGCGCTGGAATTTGAAGCGCTTGCAGCGCGACTTGCCCACGCTCAAGGGGGAGCTGGTGATGATCGTGGGCGCGAACGACGTCTCCGTGCCACCGACGGAGGCTGGGCGGGTTGCGGCGCATCGCCCAGGCACGCGCCTGGCCACGGTTCCCTGCGCCGGTCACTTGGTGCACGAGGAGAAACCGGACGTGGTGGCCGACCTGATCTTCGAGGCCGCCGGCCTCACTGACGCGAGCAGCGCCGCTTAG
- a CDS encoding magnesium chelatase subunit D has protein sequence MDGAFAQLETGSTTPRADVRADTGSGVVADSRSASRPSAGAVWRDALLALAVFAVDPMGIGGVLLRARAGPVRQRWLDQLTDRLGDFGPMRKIPLNVSDDRLIGGLDLATTLQSGKPVVSKGLLAEGDGKVMQIAMAERMDAGTAARIAAVLDNGEVRLEREGFAQTLPSRFALVACDEGAEDEEQPPGALTERLAIQIDLSSVPPHDTDGEQAKRARAIELARARLAHVSASEEILSALTGTAQALGVHSMRAPLLALKVAKAHAALNGVDAVRQDDAEVAARMVLAPRATQLPPPPQEEQAEEEQEAPEQQPPEEPETQDPESQDEDSNRDEEDEEQDAPSAQELAETILAAAQSALQPGQLERLRDQMGRRQSGQAGRAGALAKSRTRGRQVGTFRGAPGGDNKLDVLATLRAAAPWQPLRGRGLPGKGGSGGRLVVQPDDFRIKRLKHKTETATIFCVDASGSSALHRLAETKGAVELLLADCYVRRDKVALVAFRGKAAEVLLPPTRSLTRAKRSLASLPGGGGTPLAAGLTEAWVLADHANRRGETPVVILMTDGRANVDHTGGTDRAQAKADAQAAARRLRATGVTALLIDTSPRPRQSAHELAGAMGGHYLPLPHADASALSQAVKTAEKSL, from the coding sequence ATGGACGGCGCGTTCGCGCAGCTTGAGACCGGTTCCACGACCCCACGGGCGGACGTGCGTGCGGACACGGGCTCCGGCGTGGTCGCCGATTCCCGGTCGGCCTCGCGGCCGAGCGCGGGGGCGGTCTGGCGCGACGCGCTGCTGGCGCTGGCGGTTTTTGCCGTCGACCCGATGGGCATCGGTGGCGTGCTGCTGCGCGCACGCGCCGGCCCGGTGCGCCAGCGCTGGCTGGATCAATTGACGGATCGCCTCGGCGACTTCGGCCCGATGCGCAAGATCCCGCTCAACGTCTCCGACGACCGGCTGATCGGCGGGCTCGATCTGGCAACGACGTTGCAGAGCGGGAAGCCTGTGGTGAGCAAGGGGCTGCTCGCGGAAGGCGATGGCAAGGTAATGCAGATCGCCATGGCCGAGCGGATGGATGCCGGCACGGCCGCCCGGATCGCCGCCGTCCTGGACAACGGCGAGGTGCGCCTGGAGCGCGAAGGGTTCGCCCAGACGTTGCCCAGCCGTTTCGCCCTGGTCGCCTGCGACGAGGGGGCGGAGGACGAGGAGCAGCCGCCGGGCGCGCTGACCGAGCGACTGGCGATCCAGATCGACCTGTCGTCCGTGCCGCCGCACGACACCGACGGCGAACAGGCCAAGCGTGCGCGGGCGATCGAACTGGCGCGCGCGCGGTTGGCCCATGTGAGCGCGTCCGAGGAGATTTTGAGCGCACTGACCGGGACGGCGCAGGCGTTGGGCGTGCATTCGATGCGGGCGCCGCTGCTTGCGCTCAAGGTCGCCAAGGCGCACGCCGCCCTGAACGGTGTCGATGCCGTCCGCCAGGACGATGCCGAGGTCGCCGCGCGCATGGTCCTGGCGCCGCGCGCCACCCAGCTGCCGCCGCCCCCGCAAGAGGAACAGGCGGAAGAGGAGCAGGAGGCACCCGAGCAGCAGCCGCCCGAAGAGCCCGAAACGCAGGACCCAGAGTCTCAGGACGAAGACTCAAACCGCGACGAGGAAGACGAAGAGCAGGACGCGCCGAGCGCCCAGGAACTGGCGGAGACCATTCTGGCCGCCGCGCAATCCGCCTTGCAGCCGGGCCAGCTGGAGCGGCTGCGCGACCAGATGGGCCGGCGCCAAAGTGGCCAGGCCGGGCGGGCCGGCGCGCTCGCCAAGTCGCGCACCCGTGGCCGGCAGGTCGGCACCTTTCGTGGCGCGCCGGGCGGCGACAACAAGCTGGACGTCCTGGCGACCTTGCGTGCCGCCGCCCCCTGGCAGCCGCTGCGCGGTCGGGGGCTGCCGGGTAAGGGCGGTTCTGGCGGCCGGCTGGTGGTGCAGCCGGACGACTTCCGGATCAAGCGCCTGAAGCACAAGACCGAGACGGCGACGATCTTCTGTGTCGACGCCTCCGGCTCCTCCGCACTGCATCGGCTGGCAGAGACCAAGGGCGCGGTCGAACTCCTGCTGGCGGATTGCTACGTCCGGCGCGATAAGGTCGCGCTGGTCGCCTTCCGGGGCAAGGCGGCGGAGGTGCTGCTGCCGCCGACCCGCTCCCTGACCCGCGCCAAGCGCTCGCTCGCCAGCCTGCCTGGCGGTGGCGGGACACCGCTCGCCGCTGGCCTGACCGAGGCGTGGGTGTTGGCGGATCACGCCAATCGTCGTGGCGAGACGCCGGTGGTGATCCTGATGACCGATGGCCGCGCCAACGTCGACCACACCGGCGGCACCGACCGCGCGCAGGCGAAGGCGGATGCCCAGGCGGCCGCGCGCCGGCTGCGTGCGACTGGCGTTACGGCGCTGCTGATCGACACCTCGCCCCGTCCGCGCCAGAGCGCGCACGAACTAGCTGGCGCGATGGGCGGCCACTACCTGCCGCTGCCCCACGCCGATGCGAGCGCGCTGTCGCAGGCCGTCAAGACCGCGGAGAAGTCGTTGTGA
- the bchI gene encoding magnesium chelatase ATPase subunit I translates to MAVAYPFSAIAGQEEMKLALTIAAVDPSVGGVLIFGDRGTGKSTAVRGLASLLPEMQAVEGCRYHCAPDRDTELCEPGCPKMQAGGGEVPTHSVEVPVVDLPLGASEDRVVGALDLERALSHGEKHFEPGLLARAHRGFLYIDEVNLLEDHLVDVLLDVAASGENVVEREGLSVRHPARFVLVGSGNPEEGELRPQLLDRFGLSLEVETPSDLDTRIEVVRRRDAFDRDKEGFKRSWQAEDDKLRQTILDAKARLAETQVPDAALKRASEICIQLGTDGLRGELTLMRAARAAAAIDGDPEVTDAHLRRVATMSLRHRLRRDPLDEAGSTTRVERVLSELFDADAEQSGEAA, encoded by the coding sequence ATGGCTGTTGCCTACCCCTTCTCCGCCATTGCCGGTCAGGAGGAGATGAAGCTTGCCCTGACCATTGCCGCCGTCGACCCCAGCGTGGGCGGCGTGCTGATTTTCGGTGACCGCGGCACCGGCAAGTCGACCGCGGTTCGCGGGCTTGCTTCGCTGCTGCCGGAAATGCAGGCGGTCGAAGGGTGTCGTTATCACTGCGCCCCCGACCGCGACACGGAGCTGTGCGAGCCCGGTTGCCCCAAGATGCAGGCGGGCGGCGGCGAGGTGCCAACCCATTCAGTCGAAGTGCCGGTGGTCGATCTGCCGCTGGGCGCCAGCGAAGACCGGGTGGTCGGCGCGCTCGATCTGGAGCGGGCGCTGTCTCATGGCGAAAAGCACTTCGAGCCGGGCCTGCTGGCCCGCGCGCACCGCGGCTTCCTCTACATCGACGAGGTCAACCTGCTGGAGGATCATCTGGTCGACGTCCTGCTCGACGTGGCCGCTTCCGGCGAAAACGTGGTCGAGCGCGAGGGGCTGTCGGTCCGTCACCCGGCGCGGTTCGTCCTGGTCGGGTCCGGCAATCCGGAGGAGGGCGAGCTGCGCCCGCAGCTGCTCGACCGCTTCGGTCTGTCGCTGGAAGTCGAGACGCCGAGCGACCTCGACACCCGGATCGAGGTGGTCCGCCGGCGCGATGCTTTCGACCGCGACAAGGAGGGGTTCAAGCGGTCCTGGCAGGCGGAGGACGACAAGCTGCGTCAGACCATCCTGGACGCCAAGGCGCGGTTGGCGGAGACGCAGGTGCCGGATGCAGCACTGAAGCGGGCTTCGGAGATTTGCATTCAGCTCGGCACCGACGGCCTGCGTGGCGAATTGACCTTGATGCGCGCCGCCCGTGCCGCAGCGGCGATCGACGGCGATCCGGAAGTCACCGACGCGCATCTGCGCCGCGTCGCCACGATGTCGCTGCGTCACCGCCTGCGTCGCGATCCGCTGGATGAGGCGGGGTCGACCACGCGTGTCGAGCGGGTGTTGTCGGAGCTCTTCGACGCGGACGCCGAGCAGAGCGGCGAGGCGGCGTAA
- the dxs gene encoding 1-deoxy-D-xylulose-5-phosphate synthase has product MTQQAERNRPLLDRVATPADLRRLPETDLRQLADELRAEVIDAVSVTGGHLGAGLGVVELTTAIHYVFNTPDDKLIWDVSHQCYPHKILTGRKDRIRTLRQGGGLSGFTSRAESDYDPFGAAHSSTSISAGLGFAVGRDYKGAQNQVISVIGDGAMSAGMAYEALNNAGTLRSRMVVILNDNDMSIAPPVGAMSAYLSRILSSRSYRSVRGAMRDLSHQFPRPVREAARRAEEYTRGLFTGGTLFEEMGFYYVGPIDGHNLDHLLPVLRNVRDTEGGAPILIHCVTQKGKGYEPAEGAADKYHGVAKFDVVTGKQAKPTPQAPSYTGTFAQALIQEAEADARVMAVTAAMPGGTGLDKFAQKFPDRMFDVGIAEQHAVTFCAGLACEGMKPFAAIYSTFLQRAYDQVVHDVAIQNLPVRFAIDRAGMVGADGVTHQGSYDVTYLGTLPNFTLMAAGDEAELMHMVATAAAYDDGPIAVRYPRGEGLGVEMPARGELLEIGKGRIVREGSKVAILSYGGRLGEAYRAADELAARGLSTTVADARFAKPLDRDLVRRLAKEHEVLLTVEEGAIGGFATQVLTLLAEEGLLDHGLKIRPMTLPDRFIDHDKPEQQYEAAALNACHMVARALEALGIANDGASTEVVRSAGRTGYRAV; this is encoded by the coding sequence ATGACGCAACAGGCCGAGCGAAACCGTCCCTTGCTCGATCGTGTGGCGACGCCAGCGGATCTGCGACGGCTGCCCGAGACCGACTTGCGCCAGCTCGCTGACGAGTTGCGCGCGGAGGTCATCGATGCGGTGTCCGTAACCGGTGGTCACTTGGGCGCCGGGTTGGGCGTGGTCGAGCTGACGACGGCGATCCACTACGTTTTCAACACGCCCGATGACAAGCTGATCTGGGACGTTTCGCACCAGTGCTATCCGCATAAGATATTGACCGGACGCAAGGACCGCATTCGCACCTTGCGCCAGGGCGGCGGCCTCAGCGGCTTCACCAGCCGGGCGGAGAGTGACTACGACCCGTTTGGGGCGGCGCATTCTTCCACCTCGATTTCCGCTGGCCTCGGCTTCGCCGTTGGGCGCGATTACAAGGGCGCGCAGAATCAGGTCATTTCGGTGATCGGCGACGGGGCGATGAGCGCCGGCATGGCCTACGAAGCGCTGAACAACGCCGGCACGCTGCGTTCGCGCATGGTTGTGATCCTGAACGATAACGACATGTCGATCGCGCCGCCGGTGGGGGCGATGAGTGCCTATCTGTCGCGGATCCTGTCCTCGCGCTCCTACCGTTCGGTGCGCGGGGCGATGCGCGATCTGAGCCACCAGTTCCCGCGTCCGGTGCGCGAGGCCGCGCGGCGGGCGGAGGAGTACACCCGTGGCCTGTTCACCGGCGGCACGCTGTTCGAGGAGATGGGCTTCTACTACGTCGGACCGATCGATGGTCACAACCTCGACCACCTGCTGCCGGTGCTGCGCAACGTCCGCGACACGGAAGGTGGGGCGCCGATCCTGATCCACTGTGTGACGCAGAAGGGCAAGGGGTACGAGCCGGCGGAAGGCGCGGCGGACAAGTACCACGGGGTGGCCAAGTTCGATGTGGTCACCGGCAAGCAGGCGAAGCCAACGCCGCAGGCACCGAGCTATACCGGCACCTTCGCGCAGGCGCTGATCCAGGAGGCCGAGGCGGACGCGCGGGTGATGGCGGTGACCGCGGCGATGCCGGGGGGGACTGGGCTGGACAAGTTCGCCCAGAAGTTCCCGGACCGGATGTTCGACGTCGGCATCGCCGAGCAGCACGCGGTGACCTTCTGCGCCGGTCTGGCGTGCGAGGGCATGAAGCCGTTCGCGGCGATCTATTCGACCTTCCTGCAGCGCGCCTACGACCAGGTGGTGCACGATGTGGCGATCCAGAACCTGCCGGTGCGCTTTGCGATCGACCGGGCGGGCATGGTCGGCGCCGACGGCGTCACCCACCAGGGCAGCTACGACGTCACCTATCTGGGCACGCTGCCGAACTTCACGCTGATGGCCGCGGGTGACGAGGCGGAGCTGATGCACATGGTCGCCACGGCGGCGGCTTATGATGACGGCCCGATCGCGGTGCGCTACCCGCGCGGCGAGGGGCTGGGCGTTGAGATGCCGGCGCGCGGCGAGCTGCTGGAGATCGGCAAGGGCCGGATCGTGCGCGAGGGCAGCAAGGTGGCGATCCTGTCCTACGGCGGCCGGCTGGGCGAGGCCTATCGGGCGGCGGACGAGCTGGCGGCGCGCGGGCTGTCGACGACGGTGGCGGACGCGCGGTTCGCCAAGCCGCTGGACCGCGATCTGGTGCGGCGTCTGGCCAAGGAGCACGAGGTGCTGCTGACGGTCGAGGAGGGCGCGATCGGCGGCTTCGCGACGCAGGTGCTGACGCTCCTGGCGGAGGAGGGGCTGCTCGACCACGGCCTGAAGATCCGGCCGATGACCCTGCCGGATCGGTTCATCGACCACGACAAGCCGGAGCAGCAGTACGAGGCCGCTGCTCTCAACGCCTGCCACATGGTCGCCCGGGCGCTAGAGGCGCTGGGGATCGCAAATGACGGCGCATCCACGGAGGTCGTCCGCAGCGCCGGCCGGACTGGTTATCGCGCGGTCTGA
- a CDS encoding TspO/MBR family protein encodes MTLDSAIPLIVSVVLALAAAASGAIFKPGSWYKALAKPPWRPPDWLFGPVWMILYGMMAVAAWMVYEAAGFAGAGTALGIYFVHLLLNAGWSAVFFGMKSPGWGLVEVVGLWASIVATIVAFLPISTTAALLLLPYLVWVSFAAVLNHRIWQLNPGGKPAGQSTDSKQAA; translated from the coding sequence ATGACCCTGGATTCCGCGATACCGCTCATCGTTTCCGTCGTGCTGGCGCTCGCAGCGGCAGCTTCAGGGGCGATCTTCAAACCCGGCAGTTGGTACAAGGCGCTCGCCAAGCCTCCGTGGCGTCCACCGGACTGGCTGTTCGGACCGGTGTGGATGATCCTCTACGGCATGATGGCGGTCGCTGCCTGGATGGTTTACGAAGCCGCGGGCTTCGCCGGGGCGGGCACGGCGCTCGGCATCTATTTCGTGCACCTGCTGCTGAACGCCGGTTGGTCGGCCGTCTTCTTCGGTATGAAGAGCCCCGGCTGGGGCCTGGTCGAGGTCGTTGGACTCTGGGCCTCGATCGTCGCGACCATCGTGGCCTTCCTTCCAATCAGCACGACGGCGGCCTTGCTGCTGCTCCCCTACCTGGTGTGGGTCAGCTTCGCGGCGGTTCTGAACCATCGGATCTGGCAGCTGAACCCCGGCGGCAAACCGGCCGGCCAGTCCACGGACTCCAAGCAGGCTGCCTGA
- a CDS encoding metalloprotease, with translation MTLRHDQRTEAGPPDPHDEQPQPAKARRRGRTGWLGLGFLGLKLGPKVTKLALAGASVAAYSTLFSWQFALLLVAAIFIHELGHVWSMRRCGMPVKGIYLLPFVGGVAVGQADAENRLSEAQNYEIAMMGPVFGLASVAPLLAAYGATGSDFWGASAAMVALVNLFNLLPIFPLDGGRVLRALFASAGRGPMLGAMAVSLAATAIGLFVLGMPMLAILLGIGMLEFYGEFRHGAGTGTPMRKATVAAALIGYFLLAALLAGAIFATGTTSGGALALDILRG, from the coding sequence GTGACGCTGCGACACGACCAGCGAACCGAAGCGGGCCCGCCCGATCCGCACGACGAACAGCCGCAACCCGCAAAGGCGCGGCGCCGAGGACGCACCGGCTGGCTCGGGCTCGGCTTCCTCGGGCTCAAGCTCGGACCGAAGGTGACCAAGCTTGCGCTCGCCGGGGCGAGCGTGGCCGCCTACTCCACCCTATTCAGCTGGCAGTTCGCCCTGCTCCTGGTCGCGGCGATCTTCATCCACGAACTGGGGCACGTCTGGTCGATGCGCCGATGCGGCATGCCCGTAAAAGGCATCTACCTGCTCCCCTTCGTCGGCGGCGTGGCGGTGGGTCAGGCCGATGCCGAGAACCGCCTGAGCGAGGCACAGAACTACGAGATCGCCATGATGGGCCCGGTGTTCGGGCTCGCTTCGGTGGCGCCGCTGTTAGCTGCCTACGGCGCAACTGGCAGCGATTTCTGGGGAGCCAGCGCGGCGATGGTCGCGCTCGTCAACCTGTTCAACCTGCTGCCGATCTTCCCGCTGGACGGTGGCCGGGTGCTACGCGCTTTGTTCGCTTCCGCAGGGCGCGGGCCCATGCTGGGGGCGATGGCGGTCTCGCTCGCGGCGACCGCGATCGGTCTGTTCGTGCTGGGCATGCCGATGCTCGCGATCCTGCTTGGTATCGGCATGCTGGAGTTTTACGGCGAGTTCCGTCACGGTGCCGGAACCGGCACCCCGATGCGCAAGGCCACCGTCGCCGCCGCCCTGATCGGCTATTTCCTGCTGGCGGCCCTGTTGGCCGGCGCGATTTTCGCCACCGGGACGACCAGCGGCGGCGCGCTGGCGCTCGACATTCTGCGCGGCTGA
- a CDS encoding efflux transporter outer membrane subunit, with translation MPTPRRANRPRLLLAAAGLLLLGACAPQPAPVETRTPLPDGFSDTGDAPRPDDWWQAFDDPALDELITRALNDRPSLRATWARLAQAHAVAGRTAADRWPSLSGTGEASRRQTGELRGDDSNDRARSGTGGSFTNDNVSENYSLGLSASYELDLWGRVDAQADAARLDAQATRQELNAAALSLTGEVADTWYQLLAQRARLDLLKRQLDTNRTVERVVEVRVLQGQAGLADLLRQRELIQQTQQQIDAARGEVQLLENELTVLLGRAPRTGALPDGRNLPQGPALPRTGVPADLIARRPDVQEALLRVQAADKRVAAAIAERFPRIDLTSSLTTAATAPADLFTSWTSNLAAQLSVPLFDAGQRKAEVDRSQAVVAERLAQFEDTALTALQEVEDALTRIDQQGRRVERLNRQIELARQSVARLRSRYVNANVDFLDVLDALTRVQNLERELIEARRQRLAARVALARALAGDIDPPRPTGEAFEVLAPVQTPDSGQAAAKDEETDT, from the coding sequence ATGCCGACACCGCGACGCGCCAACAGGCCGCGCCTGCTGCTTGCCGCCGCCGGGCTGCTGCTCCTCGGCGCCTGCGCGCCCCAGCCAGCGCCGGTCGAGACCCGCACCCCGCTGCCAGACGGCTTTTCCGACACCGGCGATGCCCCACGCCCGGACGATTGGTGGCAAGCGTTCGATGATCCCGCGCTCGACGAGCTGATCACCCGCGCGCTCAACGACCGGCCGAGCCTGCGCGCGACCTGGGCCCGGCTGGCGCAGGCACACGCAGTCGCCGGCCGCACCGCTGCAGACCGCTGGCCCAGCCTGTCCGGCACCGGAGAGGCAAGCCGTCGACAGACCGGTGAACTGCGTGGAGATGACAGCAACGACCGGGCTCGAAGCGGCACCGGTGGCAGCTTCACGAACGACAATGTCAGCGAGAACTACAGCCTCGGTCTGTCGGCGTCTTACGAATTGGACCTGTGGGGCCGGGTCGACGCCCAGGCGGATGCCGCCCGACTGGACGCGCAGGCCACCCGACAGGAGCTAAACGCCGCCGCTCTTTCGCTCACCGGCGAAGTGGCGGATACCTGGTACCAGTTGCTTGCCCAACGTGCGCGGCTGGATCTCCTGAAGCGCCAGCTCGACACCAACCGGACGGTCGAACGCGTGGTCGAGGTGCGCGTGCTGCAGGGACAGGCCGGCCTTGCCGATCTGCTGCGCCAGCGCGAATTGATCCAGCAGACGCAGCAGCAGATCGACGCCGCTCGGGGCGAGGTACAGTTGCTGGAAAACGAACTGACCGTGCTGCTGGGCCGGGCGCCGCGGACGGGCGCGTTGCCCGACGGGCGCAACCTGCCCCAGGGACCGGCCTTGCCGCGCACCGGGGTTCCCGCGGACCTGATCGCGCGCCGACCGGACGTGCAGGAGGCGCTGCTGCGCGTCCAAGCCGCGGATAAGCGCGTCGCCGCGGCCATCGCCGAACGCTTCCCGCGGATCGACCTGACGAGCAGCCTGACCACGGCCGCCACGGCGCCGGCCGACCTGTTCACCAGCTGGACCTCCAACCTGGCCGCGCAGCTCTCGGTGCCGCTGTTCGATGCCGGGCAGCGCAAGGCCGAGGTCGACCGGAGCCAAGCAGTGGTCGCCGAGCGCTTGGCGCAGTTCGAGGACACCGCCCTGACCGCGTTGCAGGAGGTCGAGGACGCCCTGACCCGGATCGACCAGCAGGGCCGCCGTGTCGAACGCCTGAACCGGCAGATCGAGTTGGCGCGCCAGTCCGTGGCGCGCCTACGCAGCCGCTACGTCAACGCCAACGTCGACTTCCTGGACGTGCTTGACGCCCTGACCCGGGTACAAAATCTGGAACGCGAGCTGATCGAGGCCCGCCGCCAGCGCCTGGCCGCGCGGGTTGCGCTGGCCCGAGCCCTCGCCGGCGATATCGACCCGCCGCGTCCAACCGGGGAGGCGTTCGAGGTGCTGGCGCCGGTGCAAACACCCGACAGTGGCCAGGCCGCGGCCAAGGACGAGGAGACCGATACGTGA
- a CDS encoding efflux RND transporter periplasmic adaptor subunit produces MSADEQDRPRATWRRRLLRGLLQGVLPLAVLAGAAAIVYTLMSSQPSSERAPERSEPARLVETVTVTRSDRTATVQAWGEVIPADSVQVAPRVGGEIVDVADDLEPGGRVRKGQVLARVDDSDYKVALRQARTELAKARAALRIEQGNQKVAETEAELLDQQLSEQERDLVLRQPQLQQARADVDAAQAAVEDAELDLQRTRVHAPFDAVVQSVSVDVGSQVSAGTTIAELIATDRYFVELAVPAAKLRWIEARQSSRGPGSRVQLANPSVWGEGRTRTGEVVRVRPDLSEQGRMARVLVEVTDPLDQQPPMLVGSYLRGRIAGDRLEQVVALDRAYLRESDSVWVMTGDGRLEIRAVEIAYRGPEEVYVSVGLGDGDRVITSEIATPTNGMKLRTRGDEGQQGNDAAGSGAV; encoded by the coding sequence GTGAGCGCCGACGAGCAAGACCGACCGCGCGCGACCTGGCGCCGCCGTCTGCTGCGGGGGCTACTGCAGGGGGTCCTGCCGCTTGCCGTGCTGGCTGGGGCCGCGGCCATCGTCTACACCTTGATGTCGAGCCAGCCGTCGAGCGAGCGCGCGCCCGAGCGCAGCGAACCCGCGCGTCTGGTCGAAACGGTCACGGTCACCCGCAGCGATCGCACCGCGACGGTGCAGGCCTGGGGCGAGGTGATTCCAGCCGACTCCGTTCAGGTCGCCCCGCGGGTCGGCGGCGAAATCGTCGACGTGGCCGACGACCTCGAACCCGGCGGCCGGGTCCGCAAAGGCCAGGTGCTGGCCCGCGTCGACGACAGCGACTACAAGGTCGCGTTGCGCCAGGCGCGAACGGAACTCGCCAAGGCCCGGGCGGCGCTCAGGATCGAACAGGGCAACCAGAAGGTCGCGGAAACCGAGGCCGAGCTGCTGGACCAGCAGCTCAGCGAGCAGGAACGCGACCTCGTCCTGCGCCAGCCACAGTTGCAACAGGCCCGCGCCGACGTCGACGCCGCCCAGGCGGCGGTGGAGGACGCCGAGCTCGACCTGCAGCGCACGCGGGTACACGCCCCGTTCGACGCCGTGGTGCAGTCGGTCTCGGTGGATGTCGGCAGCCAGGTTTCCGCGGGCACCACGATCGCCGAGCTGATCGCCACCGACCGCTACTTCGTCGAACTGGCCGTGCCGGCGGCAAAGCTGCGATGGATTGAAGCGCGCCAAAGCAGCCGGGGGCCCGGCTCCCGCGTCCAGTTGGCCAACCCGAGCGTTTGGGGCGAAGGCCGTACGCGTACGGGCGAAGTGGTACGCGTACGCCCAGACCTGAGCGAACAGGGCCGGATGGCCCGTGTGCTGGTCGAGGTCACCGACCCGCTGGACCAGCAGCCGCCGATGCTGGTCGGCAGCTACCTACGCGGCCGGATCGCCGGCGACCGGCTGGAGCAAGTTGTGGCATTGGATCGCGCCTATCTGCGTGAAAGCGACAGCGTCTGGGTGATGACCGGCGACGGCCGGCTGGAAATCCGGGCGGTCGAAATCGCATACCGCGGGCCAGAGGAAGTTTACGTCTCGGTCGGCCTCGGTGACGGGGACCGGGTGATCACCAGCGAGATCGCGACACCAACCAACGGCATGAAGCTCCGCACCCGCGGCGACGAGGGGCAGCAAGGCAACGACGCGGCGGGCAGCGGGGCGGTATGA